One Euphorbia lathyris chromosome 1, ddEupLath1.1, whole genome shotgun sequence DNA segment encodes these proteins:
- the LOC136226613 gene encoding monocopper oxidase-like protein SKS1, translated as MAVFRFSLFFLIHISLFSSLCFAADPFVSYDLKLSYITASPLGVPEQVIAINGEFPGPLINSTTNYNVIVNVFNHLDENLLMTWPGIQMRRNSWQDGVRGTNCPIPPKRNFTYNFQVKDQIGSYFYFPSLNLQRASGGFGPFIVNNRDIIPIPFAKPDGDIIVLIGDWYTQDHKALRTTLDSGKELGMPDGVLINGKGPYRYNTTLVPDGIEYETVQVEPGKTYRLRVHNVGTSTSLNFRIQGHNLLLVETEGHYTSQQNYTSFDIHVGQSYSFLVTMDQNATSDYYIVASARFVNESDWQKVTGVAILHYSNPKGPASGSLPEAPSDVYNQWSAMSQPRSIRQNTSASGARPNPQGSFHYGQINITDTYVLRSLPPVTINGKLRSTVNGISFVNPDTPIRLADIHKVKGSYKLDFPDKPLGRSPRMDTSVLNATYKGFIQVILQNNDTKMLSFHMDGYSFFVVGMDWGVWTEDKKSSYNNWDAISRSTIEVYPGGWTAVLVSLDNVGIWNLRVENLDRWYLGHETYMKIINPEENGATEMAPPENVRYCGALKDLQKESNTSSATSIVVGVFFALLMSLCASVFLFG; from the exons atgGCTGTGTTTCGCTTCTCCCTGTTCTTTCTGATCCACATTTCCCTGTTTTCGAGCCTCTGTTTTGCAGCTGACCCCTTTGTCTCTTATGATTTGAAACTTTCATACATCACAGCTTCTCCTCTCGGTGTTCCTGAGCAG GTTATTGCTATTAATGGGGAGTTTCCTGGTCCTCTCATCAATTCTACGACTAACTACAATGTTATTGTTAATGTGTTTAATCATTTGGATGAAAATCTCCTAATGACTTG GCCTGGAATCCAAATGAGGCGTAACTCTTGGCAGGATGGAGTCCGTGGAACTAATTGTCCAATTCCTCCCAAACGGAACTTTACTTATAATTTTCAAGTCAAGGATCAGATTGGCAGCTATTTCTATTTTCCATCCCTTAATCTTCAGAGAGCATCTGGTGGTTTTGGTCCCTTCATTGTTAACAATAGAGACATTATCCCTATTCCTTTTGCCAAGCCAGATGGGGATATTATTGTTCTTATTGGTGACTGGTATACACAAGACCATAAG GCATTGAGGACGACCCTTGACTCTGGAAAAGAGCTTGGAATGCCTGATGGGGTTCTGATTAATGGGAAGGGACCTTACAGGTACAACACAACTCTAGTACCTGACGGTATTGAGTATGAAACTGTTCAAGTTGAGCCAG gCAAAACCTATCGACTTCGTGTGCATAATGTTGGGACTTCAACTAGTTTGAACTTCAGAATCCAGGGTCATAATCTTCTTCTTGTAGAGACAGAGGGGCATTATACATCCCAACAAAATTATACGAGCTTTGATATTCATGTGGGCCAGTCTTATTCGTTTTTGGTTACCATGGATCAGAATGCAACATCTGATTACTACATTGTGGCAAGTGCTAGGTTTGTGAATGAATCAGATTGGCAAAAAGTCACAGGTGTTGCAATCTTGCATTATTCCAATCCAAAAGGACCAGCATCTGGTTCTCTGCCAGAGGCACCAAGTGATGTTTATAACCAGTGGTCAGCAATGAGCCAGCCAAGATCAATCAG GCAAAATACATCAGCAAGTGGAGCTCGGCCAAATCCACAAGGATCTTTTCATTATGGTCAAATCAATATCACTGACACATATGTATTAAGGAGCTTGCCACCAGTTACAATTAACGGTAAACTCCGTTCCACAGTGAATGGGATCTCATTTGTCAATCCTGACACACCAATCAGGCTTGCTGACATCCATAAAGTGAAGGGGTCTTACAAGCTGGATTTTCCCGATAAGCCACTTGGTAGGTCTCCCCGGATGGACACATCTGTCCTTAATGCTACATATAAGGGATTTATCCAGGTCATATTACAGAACAATGACACCAAAATGCTGAGCTTTCACATGGATGGCTATTCGTTCTTTGTGGTTGG GATGGACTGGGGAGTGTGGACTGAGGACAAAAAAAGTTCTTATAATAATTGGGATGCTATTTCTCGCAGCACAATTGAG GTGTACCCTGGGGGATGGACTGCAGTCCTGGTGTCTTTAGACAATGTGGGGATATGGAATCTTAGAGTAGAGAATCTTGATAGATGGTATCTTGGCCATgaaacatatatgaaaataattaacCCTGAGGAAAATGGAGCAACTGAGATGGCTCCACCTGAAAATGTTAGATACTGTGGTGCCCTTAAAGATTTGCAGAA GGAGTCAAATACCTCGTCTGCCACTTCTATTGTCGTTGGGGTATTCTTCGCTCTACTGATGTCTCTTTGTGCATCGGTTTTCCTTTTCGGGTAA